In Pyrus communis chromosome 8, drPyrComm1.1, whole genome shotgun sequence, one genomic interval encodes:
- the LOC137741502 gene encoding DEAD-box ATP-dependent RNA helicase 20-like, translating to MVYTGYGHFSPMYLPYPNTEKHAHCALEEIRKVKFAQGTAAEVKQSRRQWRKIAAEGGTPDTQDHHKMDITTDGTSYTPEDVEEYRLRRGIRVVGWDDIPNPIRAFDDTGFPENVIQEFSKAGFVRPTPIQAQVWPMDLEDHDLIGIAKPGSGKMLAYLIPAILYVNSQPKRSRGGDGPIVLILTPTIQRAEQIQQEGARFAAAYNIKVLSGLHLLKHENSGQTCGGGILIDTLSSLLVLLKSKSTNLKSVTYLVLDGADWILSDTHESQIRNILSEIRSDCQKSFWSTGWPEEVDKRAKLFLHNACKVQIVSPDLKVTPPVDQIVYVLTEDQKYNKLVALLYGISDGSRVVIFMDTKKGRESHDQIALQLCTAGLPAASFHENKSQAERIGIASEFQAGKVPIMIATDVAARILDLKDVKYVINYDFPGSLDDYVYHIDRFGSAAAEGTAYTFFTTANAGCAKELTILLKKAGQYVSSELEQLGRDVTYPGTYIPRTWRWKANNKMTGYGHFSPMYLPFPSTEKHARYALEEIRKIKGLQAHFVRVVEAYEFSTLCIFVSMTYLTFEAADPATYEKKLYQAIVVKASGKKDLMLFGMVNSDGRLSKMHDIREGVEYPIYSIWREDDEDDEDDEVEEDDDEDDEDDDE from the exons ATGGTATAT ACTGGATATGGTCATTTTTCTCCAATGTATCTGCCTTACCCCAATACTGAAAAACATGCACATTGCGCCCTGGAGGAAATCAGGAAAGTAAAG TTTGCTCAAGGCACCGCCGCCGAGGTCAAGCAGTCCAGGAGGCAGTGGAGGAAAATTGCTGCTGAAGGCGGCACGCCTGATACGCAGGACCACCACAAGATGGATATTACTACTGATGGCACCTCTTATACGCCCGAAGACGTCGAGGAGTATCGGCTACGGAGGGGAATCCGTGTTGTAGGCTGGGATGATATTCCAAACCCCATCAGGGCCTTCGATGACACTGGGTTTCCGG AAAATGTTATACAAGAATTTTCAAAAGCTGGATTTGTCAGACCTACACCAATTCAAGCTCAAGTATGGCCAATGGATTTGGAGGACCATGACCTCATTGGTATTGCTAAACCAGGATCCGGGAAGATGCTAGCGTATCTGATCCCTGCAATTCTCTATGTAAACTCCCAGCCAAAACGAT CTCGTGGTGGAGATGGCCCAATAGTATTGATTTTGACTCCCACAATTCAACGCGCTGAACAAATCCAACAGGAGGGTGCTAGATTTGCTGCAGCTTACAACATTAAAGTCTTATCGGGCTTGCACCTGCTAAAGCATGAAAATTCTGGTCAGACTTGTg GAGGTGGGATTTTAATCGACACACTTAGTAGCTTGCTTGTTTTGTTAAAGAGCAAAAGTACGAACTTGAAAAGCGTCACATACCTTGTGTTGGATGGTGCTGATTGGATCCTATCAGACACGCATGAGTCTCAAATACGAAATATATTATCTGAG ATTCGCTCAGACTGTCAAAAATCATTCTGGAGTACTGGCTGGCCAGAAGAGGTTGATAAACGGGCAAAGCTATTCCTTCACAACGCTTGCAAA GTTCAAATAGTTTCTCCAGATCTGAAAGTGACACCTCCGGTTGACCAAATTGTTTACGTCCTTACTGAAGATCAGAAATATAACAA gtTGGTCGCGCTGCTATATGGTATATCGGATGGCAGCAGAGTAGTGATATTCATGGATACAAAGAAAGGACGTGAATCACACGATCAGATCGCCCTGCAGCTTTGCACGGCGGGCCTGCCCGCAGCCTCGTTTCATGAAAACAAAAGTCAAGCTGAAAGGATCGGTATTGCCTCTGAGTTTCAAGCCGGGAAGGTCCCTATAATGATTGCAACAGATGTAGCTGCTCGTATTCTAG ATCTGAAGGATGTGAAATATGTTATCAATTACGACTTTCCAGGATCCCTTGATGATTATGTTTACCACATTGACCGTTTTGGAAGTGCTGCAGCAGAAGGAACAGCATACACATTCTTTACAACTGCTAATGCTGGATGCGCAAAGGAACTTACCATCTTACTCAAGAAAGCTGGACAGTATGTTAGTTCTGAATTGGAACAACTGGGGCGTGATGTAACATATCCAG GAACCTACATACCTCGGACGTGGCGCTGGAAGGCTAACAACAAAATG ACTGGATATGGTCATTTCTCTCCTATGTATCTGCCTTTCCCCAGTACTGAAAAACATGCACGTTACGCCCTGGAGGAAATCAGGAAAATAAAG GGGCTCCAAGCGCATTTTGTGAGAGTGGTGGaggcatacgaattctccacCTTGTGTATTTTTGTTAGCATGACTTATCTAACTTTTGAGGCCGCTGACCCCGCGACTTACGAAAAGAAGCTTTACCAAGCAATAGTTGTTAAGGCGAGTGGCAAAAAGGATTTGATGTTGTTTGGTATGGTCAATTCTGATGGCCGTTTGTCAAAAATGCATGACATCAGAGAGGGAGTCGAATATCCAA TCTATAGTATCTGGCGAGAAGACGATGAGGACGATGAGGACGATGAAGTAGAGGAAGATGACGATGAAGACGATGAAGACGATGATGAATGA